Below is a window of Myxococcaceae bacterium JPH2 DNA.
GACGGGCTTCGAGTACAACGGCGTCACCTTCGATGACCGCTCGGTGAACATCTTCGCGGGCCTGTGCGCGGTGGACACGCCGCAGAGCGTGGACGCGATGATGGCGGCGCTCGCTCGCTGCGGCATCCAGACGACGCGCATGGGCGCGTACAAGCCGCGCACGAACCCGTACGAGTTCCAGGGCCTGGGTGCGTCCTGCCTCCCCTGGGTGTTCGAGTCGGCGGGCCGGCATGGCGTGAAGGTCGTCGCGATGGAGGTGACGCACCCGCGCCACATCGACGAGATCCGCGACGCGCTGGAGAAGGCCGGCAACCCCACGGGCGTCATGCTCCAGGTGGGCACGCGCAACGCGCAGAACTTCGAGCTGCTCAAGAGCATCGGCCAGCAGCGTGAGTTCCCCGTGCTCTTCAAGCGCGGCATGGGCATCACCCTGGAGGAGTCCCTCAACGCGTGCGAGTACGTGGCGAGCGAGGGCAACGCGAAGATCATCTTCTGCCTTCGCGGCGTGAAGACGCACCTGGGCGACCCGCACCGCAACATGGTGGACTTCGCACACGTGCCCGTGGTGCGCCGCCTCACGCGCCTGCCGGTGTGCGTGGATCCGTCGCACGCCATCGGTCGCGCCGAGGCGCCGCCGGACGGGCTGCCGGACATCTTCCACGCGATTGGCCAGGGCATCATCGCGGGCGCCTCCATGGTGTTGGTGGACTTCCACCCGCAGCCCGAGGCCGCGCTGTGCGATGGCCCGCAGGCCCTGCGCCTGGAGCAGCTCAAGGCGCTCCAGCGCTACGTGCAGATCGTCCGTGGCGCCTATGACGAGGTCGTCGCGAACGGCGATGGCATGGGCAGCGAGTCGCGTGCCCCGGCCCTCGCGGTCGCGCGCTAGGCGTCACCCCGTCGCGTAGCCGCCGAGCACCCGAAGCGAGGTGCTCGCGGCGCGCGCGTCCCGCAGTGCGGCGAGGAGTCGCGGCGAGTCCTCCGCCGCCTCCACGTCCATCAGCCACACGGCGCGCCAGGTGTCGGCTCCCGGGCGCGGGAAGAGTCCCGTGACGATGAGGTCCCGCGAGGCGAAGGCGCCCAGCACATCGCGCAGGCCCCGCGCGGTGTCGTTCACGCTCACGCACAGCGTCGTCTTGCGCCGCGTGCCCACGTTCGGTGGCGGCGCGCGCCCCAGCACAAGGAACCGCGTGGCGTTGTCCGGCGAGTCCTCGATGCCCTCCGCCAGCACCGTCAGGCCGTAGCGCCGCGCGGCGGCAAGGCTGGCGATGGCGGCCGTGCGCGGTGGGCGCTCTTGCGCGACACGCTTCGCGGCCGCCGCGGTGTTGGACTCAGGCACGGGATGCAGGCCCTGGGTGCGCAGGTAGCTCGCGCACTGGGCCAGCGCTTGCGGATGGGAGAGGACTCGCTCGAGGTCCGCGAGCGCGAGACCGGGCGGCGCGAGCAGACAATGGCGCACGCGCAGCACCCACTCCCCCGCGAGCGGTGGCTGGAACTCCAGCAGCAGATCCAGGTTGTCCACCACGGGGCCGGCGATGGCGTTCTCCACCGGCACCACGCCTCCATCCACGCGCCCTTGCGCCACGGCCTCGAAGACCGCGCGGAAGGTGGGGTGGGGCAGGGCGTTCACGTCCGCGCCGAAGAGCGCGCGCGTGGCTTCCTCGCCGAATGCGCCGAACTCGCCCTGGAAGGCGATGCGTGGAGACGCATCAGGCATCGCGCTGCTCCGCGCGTGGGTAGGTGCCCAGCACGCGCAGCGACGAGGTCAACGGCCGCAGGTCCTCCAGCACCGCGGTGAGCGCGGCCGATGCGGCGTGGCCCTCGACGTCCAGATAGAAGCGGTACTTCCACGGCGCGCCTGGGATGGGCCGGGACTCGAGCTTGGTGAGGTTGACGCCGCGCTCGGTGATTCGCTGGAGCACCTGTCCGAGCGCGCCCGGCTTGTGCTCCAGCACCGCGAGCAGTGATGTCTTGCACGGGACATCGGGCGCGAGCGGCGTGGCCTCTCGGCCCACCTCGACGAACCGCGTGTAGTCCAGCGCGGGTTGCAGGTCGCTGGAGAGCAGCTCCAGGCCGAAGCGCTGCGCGGCGGACTCGCTGGCGATGGCCGCCGCGCTCCGGTCGTGCTTCTCCGCCACCTTCCTTGCTGCTCCCGCGGTGTCCGTCTCGGGGACGAGCTTCGCGTGGGGCAGGTGGGTGCGCAGGAAGGACTCGCACTGCTCCAGCGCTTGCGGATGGGAGTGCACCTCGCGCACGTCCTCGATGCGTGTCCCCGGCAGCACGAGCAGGCGGTGATCCACCTGGCTCACCAGCTCCGCGGTGATGACCACGCCGCCCTCGGCGAGCACGTCGTAGGTCTCGTTCATGCTGCCCGCGGTCGTGTTCTCGATGGGCAACAGCACGAAGTCCTGCTCGCCGCTGCGCAGGGCCTGGACGGCCTCGCGGGCGAGGTTGAAGCCGGTGAGGAGCACGCCGCCCGGTCGGCCCGTGTACCGCTGGCGCGCGGCGAGGTGGCTGTACGAGCCCTCGACGCCCAGGTAGCCCACGCGAAGAGGCGTGGTGTCCAGCCGGGCCACGAGCCCCTGCTGCCGCGCCACCGACATGTCCAGCAGCAGGCGGTAGATGCGCTCCACCTCGTGCGGATCCAGGCCGTGGCTCGCGGCGCGAGCGCGCACCTTGCGCAGCAGCAGGTCCTCGCGGTGCGGATCGCGAAAGGGCCAGGCCGCCGCGAGCTTCGTCCGGGCCACATCCTCCGCCACCGCCATGCGGCGACGAAAGGCATCGAGGATCTCCTCGTCGATCCGCTCGATGGCCGCGCGCAGTGCTTCCAGGTTGGGATTGTCCTTCATCATCGCACGATAGGGATTGCGTCAGGAGGTCAGGGAGGTTGAAGCCCGAGAGCCCGACCGAGGCCCTCCTCGCACCGATGCCAGGTCGGCGGGCGACTTCACACGACCCATGACAGGCCGTGGGGCGCGCGTCCGCGAGGCGGGGGTTCGTCGAGCGGTGGGGGCCATCGGGCCGGGAGTATGCCGACTTTCCGAGGGACTGTTCAGCAGTGAGTAGCCCTTCCCCGCGCGCGTCCCCTCCGCGCACGGGCCAGACCATGCTGGCGCCATGGCCCCCTCCGAGCGTCAGCTCCAGGACGACGCCGATCAGCTCCAGCGCCTCGGCTACGCGCAGCAGTTGCTGCGGAGCATGGGCGGGTTCTCCAACTTCGCGGTGTCCTTCTCCATCATCTCCATCCTCACCGGCGCGGTGACGCTCTACGGCCACGGCTTGCGCTTCGGTGGGCCCTTCGTCATGGGCGTGGGCTGGCCCCTGGTGGCGGTGATGACGTTGTCGGTGGCGGCGAGTCTGGCGCAGCTCGCCTCGTCGTTCCCCACCGCGGGCGCCCTGTACCACTGGGCCGCGATGCTGGGCGGGCCGCGCGTGGGCTTCTTCACCGCGTGGCTCAACACCTTGGGGCAGTTCGCCATCACCGCGGGCATCGACTACGGACTCGCCGAGTTCGTCGCGGACATGCTCTCGGGGACGCGCGACCGGTGGCACGTGCTGCCGCTGTACGTCGTCATCCTCGTATCCCACGCGGTGCTCAACCACGTGGGCGTGCGCGTCGTCGCGTGGCTCAACGATGTGTCCGCCTGGTATCACCTCGTCGGCGTGGGCGTGCTCATCGGCGCGTTGGCGCTCCTGGCGCCGCGTCAGCCGCTGGACTTCCTCTTCACCCGCGCGAGCGCCGAGACACCGCTCTACGCGTACGGCTTCCTCATCGGGCTCCTGCAGGCGCAGTGGACGTTCACGGGCTACGACGCCAGCGCGCACATCTCCGAGGAGACGGTGGACCCCACGCGCAATGCCCCCTGGGGCATCTTCCTGTCGGTCGCGGTCAGCGCGGTGGTGGGGCAGGTGCTCCTGGCCGTCGTGACGCTCGCCATCCATGACCTGCCCGCGGCGGTCGCCGCGCCCAATCCGTTCCTCTTCGTGCTGACGCACGCGCTGGGGCCCACGCTCGGCAATGCGCTCGTGTGGCTGGCCATCGGGGCCATGTGGTTCTGCGGCTTGTCATCGGTGACGTCGAACTCGCGCATGCTGTTCGCCTTCGCGCGAGACGGCGGCCTGCCGATGTCGGGCCCGCTGGCCAGCGTGTCGCCGCGCTTCCGCAGTCCCGCCGTGGCGGTGTGGGTGTCCGTGGCCATGGCCTTCGTCGTGGCGCTGTGGAGCGAGGCCTACGCGGCGATGGTGGCGCTCAGCACCCTGGCGCTCTACGCGTCCTACGCGCTGCCGGTGTGGATGGGGTGGCGCGCGCGCCGCGCGGGGACGTGGTCGCATCGCGGTCCCTGGGACCTGGGGCGCGCGTCCTCGTTCGTGAACGGCGTGGCGCTGGGTTGGTGCGGCGTGGTGATGGTGCTCTTCATGCTGCCGCCCAACCAACTCGCCGGCTACACCTTCGCGGGAGCGCTGGCGGTGCTGGGCCTCTACTGGTGGCGCGTGCAGCGCCACCGCTTCACTGGACCCAAGGTCAGCCTGGTCACCCTGCCGAGCGAGCGGGCGCCTTCGGGAGCGCCGTCTTCCCCAGCTTGAGCACGAGCTTGAAGTGCTCGGTGGGGACGGGCGTCACGCTGAGGCGGCTGCGGGTGACGAGCGGGAAGTCCTTGAGCGCGGCGGTGGCCTTGACCGTGGCCAGCGTCACCGGGCTCGAGAACGCGACGACGGGGCCTACGTCCACCGAGGCCCAGTCCTCGCCGGGCGCGGTGGCGTCGGGGCCGGGCTCGGAGAGCACCGTGGCCACGCCGACGACGGCCTTGTCCTCATTGGAGTGGTAGTAGAGGCACAGGTCGCCGGGCTTCATCGCCCGCAGGTTGTTGCGCGCCTCGAAGCTGCGCACGCCGGTCCAGGCCGTGCGGCCCTCTCGCTGAAGCTGCGCGAACGGATAGACCGAGGGTTCGCTCTTGATGAGCCAGTACTGGGGTTTCGCCATGGCGGCGCAACATAGAGCAGGCTCGGGCCCGCTTCGCCAGCGCCACCGCGCGGCCCCGGAGCTTGGGACTCCGGGGCCCCGTGCGGCTCAAGCCTGCTTGGCCATTCCGTTGGCCGGCGCCGCCGCCTTCGTGTGGAACAGCGCGCTGACGCCGTAGAGCGTCAACCCCACGCCGCCCACCACCGCGGCCTCGATGTGGGCCCCGAGCGCGGCGCCCATCAGCGCCATCACCCCCGCGCCCAACGTGAAGACCACACCCATTGCTCCCGCTGCCTTCCCCATCCCCGGCCTCCTCTGCGCGCGTTCCAGGAGCCCTTGCCCCTTGCGTCGGTTGGACGGTGTTTCAAGGCGCATGCCTTGCGTTTCCCCCCGGAAGTGGGAACGCGCGGGGCGTTGCGTGGGAACTCCGCTTCCATGACAGGGGTGCGGAGAGGATGAACGCGGCGGGTGAAGGACGGCATCGCAGGTCGGAAATTTTTTCCCGACGCCGTGGACGTCGCCTGGAGAGGCACGCCGTAACCCATGACGATCCATGGCCTTTCCCTGTCGACGCGAGATGGCACACGCGCTGCTAAGGCCAGCCGCCGGAAGCGTGGCGCCCGGTGGGGGTGGCCCCGGAGATGTGGCGCGCGCGCGACGGCTGGGGACGCAAGAGGGAGAGCGGACGATGGGCAAGAAGAGCGCGGGGTTCTGGGTGATGGTCGGGGTGCTCCTCCTGTCAGGGTGCGCGCATGACCGAGGCTTGAAGGTGGACAACTCGGATCAGCCCTTCCGCATTGGCCGCGAGGACGTGCTGGACGTGGCGGTGTGGAGAGACCCGGAGCTGTCGCGCAC
It encodes the following:
- a CDS encoding 3-deoxy-7-phosphoheptulonate synthase, which codes for MIVMLEPDSPESVVSAVLQVVSQYKGVTPRTHVISGAESTITEIYLLGSTAQVPVEAFQQLAGVRQVVRVSQKYRMIGRHSGQRVTTGFEYNGVTFDDRSVNIFAGLCAVDTPQSVDAMMAALARCGIQTTRMGAYKPRTNPYEFQGLGASCLPWVFESAGRHGVKVVAMEVTHPRHIDEIRDALEKAGNPTGVMLQVGTRNAQNFELLKSIGQQREFPVLFKRGMGITLEESLNACEYVASEGNAKIIFCLRGVKTHLGDPHRNMVDFAHVPVVRRLTRLPVCVDPSHAIGRAEAPPDGLPDIFHAIGQGIIAGASMVLVDFHPQPEAALCDGPQALRLEQLKALQRYVQIVRGAYDEVVANGDGMGSESRAPALAVAR
- a CDS encoding prephenate dehydratase; translated protein: MPDASPRIAFQGEFGAFGEEATRALFGADVNALPHPTFRAVFEAVAQGRVDGGVVPVENAIAGPVVDNLDLLLEFQPPLAGEWVLRVRHCLLAPPGLALADLERVLSHPQALAQCASYLRTQGLHPVPESNTAAAAKRVAQERPPRTAAIASLAAARRYGLTVLAEGIEDSPDNATRFLVLGRAPPPNVGTRRKTTLCVSVNDTARGLRDVLGAFASRDLIVTGLFPRPGADTWRAVWLMDVEAAEDSPRLLAALRDARAASTSLRVLGGYATG
- the pheA gene encoding prephenate dehydratase; this encodes MKDNPNLEALRAAIERIDEEILDAFRRRMAVAEDVARTKLAAAWPFRDPHREDLLLRKVRARAASHGLDPHEVERIYRLLLDMSVARQQGLVARLDTTPLRVGYLGVEGSYSHLAARQRYTGRPGGVLLTGFNLAREAVQALRSGEQDFVLLPIENTTAGSMNETYDVLAEGGVVITAELVSQVDHRLLVLPGTRIEDVREVHSHPQALEQCESFLRTHLPHAKLVPETDTAGAARKVAEKHDRSAAAIASESAAQRFGLELLSSDLQPALDYTRFVEVGREATPLAPDVPCKTSLLAVLEHKPGALGQVLQRITERGVNLTKLESRPIPGAPWKYRFYLDVEGHAASAALTAVLEDLRPLTSSLRVLGTYPRAEQRDA
- a CDS encoding amino acid permease, whose amino-acid sequence is MAPSERQLQDDADQLQRLGYAQQLLRSMGGFSNFAVSFSIISILTGAVTLYGHGLRFGGPFVMGVGWPLVAVMTLSVAASLAQLASSFPTAGALYHWAAMLGGPRVGFFTAWLNTLGQFAITAGIDYGLAEFVADMLSGTRDRWHVLPLYVVILVSHAVLNHVGVRVVAWLNDVSAWYHLVGVGVLIGALALLAPRQPLDFLFTRASAETPLYAYGFLIGLLQAQWTFTGYDASAHISEETVDPTRNAPWGIFLSVAVSAVVGQVLLAVVTLAIHDLPAAVAAPNPFLFVLTHALGPTLGNALVWLAIGAMWFCGLSSVTSNSRMLFAFARDGGLPMSGPLASVSPRFRSPAVAVWVSVAMAFVVALWSEAYAAMVALSTLALYASYALPVWMGWRARRAGTWSHRGPWDLGRASSFVNGVALGWCGVVMVLFMLPPNQLAGYTFAGALAVLGLYWWRVQRHRFTGPKVSLVTLPSERAPSGAPSSPA
- a CDS encoding EVE domain-containing protein, encoding MAKPQYWLIKSEPSVYPFAQLQREGRTAWTGVRSFEARNNLRAMKPGDLCLYYHSNEDKAVVGVATVLSEPGPDATAPGEDWASVDVGPVVAFSSPVTLATVKATAALKDFPLVTRSRLSVTPVPTEHFKLVLKLGKTALPKAPARSAG